The Enterobacter asburiae genome window below encodes:
- the rstA gene encoding two-component system response regulator RstA, giving the protein MNKIVYVEDEPEVGQLIAAYLGKHDMDVIVEPRGDRAEEVVVRENPDLVLLDIMLPGKDGMTLCRDLRARWEGPIVLLTSLDSDMNHILSLEMGANDYILKTTPPAVLLARLRLHLRQHASIEREAPAPSLTPHKAMRFGTLSIDPINRQVLLSGELIALSTADFDLLWELATHAGQIMDRDALLKNLRGVSYDGMDRSVDVAISRLRKKLQDNATEPYRIKTVRNKGYLFAPHAWET; this is encoded by the coding sequence ATGAATAAGATTGTTTATGTTGAAGACGAACCCGAGGTCGGGCAACTGATCGCCGCCTATCTGGGTAAACATGATATGGACGTCATTGTTGAACCTCGCGGCGATCGTGCCGAAGAGGTGGTCGTCCGTGAAAACCCGGATCTGGTGCTGCTGGATATCATGTTGCCAGGCAAAGACGGCATGACGCTTTGCCGTGACCTGCGCGCCCGTTGGGAGGGCCCTATCGTCCTGCTCACCTCACTGGACAGCGATATGAACCACATTTTGTCGCTGGAGATGGGCGCCAATGACTACATTCTGAAAACCACGCCGCCTGCCGTCCTGCTTGCCCGCCTGCGCCTGCATTTGCGCCAGCACGCCAGCATCGAACGCGAAGCGCCCGCGCCGTCTCTGACGCCGCACAAAGCGATGCGCTTCGGTACGCTGTCTATTGACCCCATTAACCGCCAGGTGCTGCTTTCCGGCGAGCTTATCGCCCTCTCCACCGCAGATTTTGACCTGCTGTGGGAGCTGGCAACGCACGCCGGGCAAATCATGGACCGCGACGCGCTGCTGAAAAACCTGCGTGGCGTGAGCTATGACGGCATGGACCGCAGCGTTGACGTAGCAATTTCGCGTCTGCGCAAAAAGCTGCAGGATAACGCTACCGAGCCCTACCGCATTAAAACCGTGCGTAACAAGGGTTATCTGTTTGCCCCGCACGCCTGGGAAACCTGA
- the rstB gene encoding two-component system sensor histidine kinase RstB, which translates to MKKLFVQFYLLLFVCFLVMTMLVGLVYKFTAERAGRQSLDDLMKSSLYLMRSELREIPPHDWAKTLKELDLNLSFDLRIEPLKDFELDPPAMQRLRDGDIVALDEKYTFIQRIPRSHYVLAVGPVPYLYYLHQMRLLDMALMAFIAISLAFPVFIWMRPHWQDMLKLESAAQRFGEGHFTERIHFDSGSSFERLGVAFNQMADNINALIASKKQLIDGIAHELRTPLVRLRYRLEMSENLTEAESQALNRDIGQLEGLIEELLTYARLDRPQNELNLSTPDLPAWLQTHIDDVQSVNPQRTLLTRVTPGDYGALDMRLMERVLDNLMNNAMRYSESTLQIGLDLQGNQASLTVEDDGPGIAPEARETVFEPFVRLDPSRDRATGGCGLGLAIVYSIAQAMGGTVHCEESELGGARFCFSWPVYHNIALPVPA; encoded by the coding sequence ATGAAAAAGCTGTTTGTGCAGTTTTATCTTTTGCTGTTTGTCTGCTTCCTGGTCATGACCATGCTGGTCGGGCTGGTCTATAAATTCACCGCCGAACGTGCGGGCAGGCAGTCGCTGGACGATCTGATGAAAAGCTCGCTCTATCTGATGCGCAGCGAGCTGAGAGAGATCCCGCCGCACGACTGGGCGAAAACCCTGAAAGAGCTGGATCTGAACCTGTCGTTCGATTTACGCATCGAGCCGTTAAAAGATTTTGAGCTGGACCCGCCCGCCATGCAGCGCTTGCGCGACGGGGACATCGTCGCGCTGGATGAGAAATACACCTTTATCCAGCGCATTCCGCGCAGCCATTACGTGCTGGCCGTCGGGCCGGTGCCCTATCTCTATTATCTGCACCAGATGCGTCTGCTGGACATGGCGCTGATGGCCTTTATCGCCATTTCGCTCGCGTTTCCGGTCTTTATCTGGATGCGCCCCCACTGGCAGGACATGCTGAAGCTGGAATCCGCCGCGCAGCGTTTTGGCGAGGGGCATTTTACCGAACGCATCCACTTCGACAGCGGTTCCAGCTTTGAACGCCTGGGCGTGGCCTTTAACCAGATGGCCGATAACATCAATGCCCTTATCGCCAGTAAGAAGCAGCTGATCGACGGGATTGCCCACGAGCTGCGCACGCCGCTGGTTCGCCTGCGCTATCGTCTGGAGATGAGCGAGAATCTGACGGAAGCGGAGTCTCAGGCGCTTAACCGCGATATCGGCCAGCTTGAAGGGCTGATTGAGGAGCTGCTGACCTATGCGCGCCTCGATCGCCCGCAAAACGAGCTGAACCTCAGCACGCCGGACCTTCCCGCCTGGCTGCAAACCCACATCGATGACGTTCAGAGCGTGAACCCGCAGCGCACGCTGTTAACACGCGTCACGCCGGGTGATTACGGCGCGCTCGATATGCGCCTGATGGAGCGCGTGCTGGACAATCTTATGAACAACGCTATGCGCTACAGCGAAAGCACGCTACAGATTGGGCTGGATTTGCAGGGCAATCAGGCCAGCCTGACGGTAGAGGATGACGGGCCGGGGATCGCCCCGGAAGCGCGAGAAACCGTGTTTGAACCATTTGTCCGCCTCGACCCCAGCCGCGATCGCGCCACCGGCGGATGCGGCCTGGGGCTGGCGATTGTCTACTCTATCGCGCAGGCGATGGGCG